The Cydia strobilella chromosome 13, ilCydStro3.1, whole genome shotgun sequence genomic interval tttttttatttgcattaattatttttatgattttgacccatgttctttcactgatatgcgttaaaattataaataacaaacgaaaccgtcaacgccctctatacgagtgtaggccaaaactagtggcgccctctgatcgagaatcaaattttcgtgattttcgaggcacgttttttcgttagactgtatccatctattacggagttatatctatctttgccaatgCATATTCCAGGGGTCACCAAATGTCGGTCAGCACTGCGGTGCCGGACTACcgaccaatttttttatttttattatttatctcataGGTagatcaggtgggatcgtggtcaaacgcctgcctattcatcataaaaaatatatacatatatttaataaacttgAGTAGAAACGGACCGCgatggtcattttattttaaaaaccgcACCCGTGAAGAAACTAATTGCTTACCCCTGGCCTATTGGGTAAATATTTACTTCTAGCGATTACAACAGGTTTACAAGTAAATAGTTAGTTGGTTCTAAAATAAATCATGTGATTTAGGTGTAATCATCATCTTAGAAGAAAAAAATTAGAAGCTGCTgtacctaatttaaattttaacaagtctgcgaacgatgctattaagcttagaataaatttaaaagtggaaaaattactgccttgggttagacttgaactcacggctcTGGCTCTGCTGTTTCtaatgttttattgttatttataagcataatctaataaaaattgtatgacttataatgtgtttttttttaatattttttttttgtgttcaaTAACAATTTTGTTTACAGAATGCATTGGGTCGCGATTCGTATTCCTTGGGTCAAGCCACAAACGCTATAGCTGCAGCGGCTAGCCAGGCTATCGCGGCCACGCAACaggtaatatattaatattttgttatttaatacaaaaagtGGTCGTTTAGTCCTGTAGTGCTCCATTTTTACAAGATTATATGCTTGGttagttattaaattatattataaaatgtctAACATTGTAACCACACGCTTGTAATCAGGAAGGAACTGGCTCTTGAGACACAGGGAAACCTACTTCGAGAGCCAGGAACcaatgttaagtaataatttaaagttgcaacaaagttttttttttttttttgttagtatggagagtcaaatatgaTATAAGTTATGCCTATGAAAGACTATTGACAATGCGACTTTATGATGACATCAAGCTGATATGATGGAAACCCAACTTCACAGAACTGATCAAACATCGTAAACTCAATTAGTTTGGGTTTGTGAGAATGGTTCGATAGTAGTtgcttgttattaaaaaaaccggccaagtgcgagtcggttcgaTAGTAGTtgcttgttattaaaaaaaccggccaagtgcgagtcgaacttgcgcacgaagggttccgtaccattacgcaaaaaaacacgtATGCTGTATGgcctgtatgggagccccacttaaatatttattttattctgtttttagtatttgttattatagcggcaacagaaatacatcatctgtgaaaatttcaactttctgctatcacggttcatgagatacagcctggtgacagacggacagtggagtcttagtaatcggctcccgtttttacccttttggcgcggaaccctaaaaagtatgaaGCAGCGACGTCGTCGTACGACCACGCATGCCCCGCTGCCAAGACAGATTCGatgtagatggcgccacaccgcCGACCCATAAATTATGTGGTAACTGTAAAAAGTAGAAGTTTGTCAATCCAGTGACtacaaaacataatataattatatagtttgtcaaaggactctctcatttcaaacatagacagagagaatcatactatctttgtcttacactagtactagcacccaaaagaaaatgatgagtatagttttttagggttccgtacccaaagggtaaaaggggaccctattactaagactccgctgtccgtctgtctgtcagtttctgttgtcgctataacaacaaatactaagaagtacggaaccctcggtggactaGTCCGACTGtgacttgtccggttttttttgttcttatttactgacaatttggtttgaccaactatatgtataaCAGATGCAGCAAGGGCGGCGCACGGCGGCCATGAAGAGCACGTACGAGGCGGTGGCCGGCGAGCTGCACGCGCACGCCGCGCACGCGCTGCACGACCACCACTCGCTGCACGCCGGTACGTTACTGTTGCTGTACcgctaccccccccccccctctcccacacacacacacacacacacacactacacgTACGAGGCGGTGGCCGGCGCGCTGCACGCGCACGCCGCGCACGCGCTGCACGACCACCACTCGCTGCACGCCGGTACGTTACTGTTGCTGTACcgctaccccccccccccctctcccacacacacacacacacacacacactacacgTACGAGGCGGTGGCCGGCGCGCTGCACGCGCACGCCGCGCACGCGCTGCACGACCACCACTCGCTGCACGCCGGTACGTTACTGTTGCTGTACCgctaccccccccccctctcccacacacacacacactacacgTACGAGGCGGTGGCCGGCGAGCTGCACGCGCACGCCGCGCACGCGCTGCACGACCACCACTCGCTGCACGCCGGTACGTTACTGTTGCTGTACcgctaccccccccccccctctcccacacacacacacatacactacACGTACGAGGCGGTGGCCGGCGAGCTGCACGCGCTGCACGACCACCACTCGCTGCACGCCGGTACGTTACTGTTGCTGTACCGCTACGCCCCCCCCTctcccacacacacacacacacactacacgTACGAGGCGGTGGCCGGCGAGCTGCACGCGCACGCCGCGCACGCGCTGCACGACCACCACTCGCTGCACGCCGGTACGTTACTGTTGCTGTACcgctaccccccccccccctctcccacacacacacacactacacgTACGAGGCGGTGGCCGGCGAGCTGCACGCGCACGCCGCGCACGCGCTGCACGACCACCACTCGCTGCACGCCGGTACGTTACTGTTGCTGTACcgctaccccccccccccctctcccacacacacacactacacgTACGAGGCGGTGGCCGGCGAGCTGCACGCGCACGCCGCGCACGCGCTGCACGACCACCACTCGCTGCACGCCGGTACGTTACTGTTGCTGTACCgctaccccccccccctctcccacacacacacactacacgTACGAGGCGGTGGCCGGCGAGCTGCACGCGCACGCCGCGCACGCGCTGCACGACCACCACTCGCTGCACGCCGGTACGTTACTGTTGCTGTACcgctacccccccccccctctcccacacacacacactacacgTACGAGGCGGTGGCCGGCGAGCTGCACGCGCACGCCGCGCACGCGCTGCACGACCACCACTCGCTGCACGCCGGTACGTTACTGTTGCTGTACcgctacccccccccccccccccccacacacacgcacacgcacgcacgcacgcacgcacgcacacacacacacacacacacacacacacacacacagtaggGTGGGCCACTCTTGGatggagaaaaaaaaagtattggtTATCCTTCGGGCACAGTTAAAAAGTTGCGAAATTAACCAGTAAacagtatttaaaattattttgtaatcgGAATTCATTTTCTGCTTCCGGATCCATTTCaacgttttcatataaatattgttacattttgtatgtatttatttaaagtttaccTAAAAAGACATACCTACCATTATTGGCTCGAAATAGCATGGTAAAGGTTCAGAGCCagtaaattaaaagaaaaagtacGACAGTGCccgctaataaaataaagtaaaaattaccCACCCTCGTACACAGACACGGCATTATCAGTGTACACCGATTTATACCGTGTAGTCCAACTTTGAACAAAAAAATGAGCGAATCTCGGGTCACAAGTGACAAGTGAGTTGGCGACAGATTGTGCCATTGTGCGCAGGTTGGCTCACGTTTGCTACGGGGCGCGCCCGGCGGACCGTCGCGCGTCGCTGGCGAGCTGCGTCAGAgattttgaatttcgaacgaGGATTATAGAATGTTCGAAGTTtgactactgggtctaaaaaaACCAAAGACGTACTATAACAAGACGGCGACTTATGCGAAAAAGCGGGCCGAGTGAGTGATGACCTAAACGGAGTTTGTCCCGTTTTTTCACATGAAAGACAACAAACATGGCTGCAGTCAGTGTTACCCTGGCATGTTGTTAGAAAAGGAGACACTCCGTTCGACTATCCTCTCGCTTATCCCGTTTGTAGCAAAGCAATATCAACCTTAACAGTAGCTACATACGGTTCGAATATGGTTTGTCAAAAAAATTCAGTGCACCATCTTGTTATAGTAAAACGTCTTTGAAAAAGACACCTTTCTTATACTGTCGCATTATGAAGCGTTCACAAGCAGCACGTGGTCACCACACAGGTATAATTTTGCTTGTTACAATTTGAGGTGCCCAGGGTTTTACAAATCTTGCAAAATGTGGGCGTAACTGAAATAAGCGGTCGCGCTcctaataatacctaataaatttgtacggaaacgcttatttaataattttgtagtTACCTCGATGTGCTCTGTCTaataggggtcatccattaattacatcacacgtttggggggggggggggggggggggtcacgaaaatttgacatgttgtgacaagggggaagtcccaaactttgtgacgtcactttaacttacttaaattattttatttatgcaatAACTTGATGCACTTACTTATTGGCCTTGACGCCAGCATCCTATATCGATACGATTACTATTAGCAAATTAATTcattttaataaacatattgatttttcctttttttagggttccgtacccaaagggtaaaaacgggaccctattactaagactccgctgtccgtctgtctgtcaccaggctgtatctcatgaaccgtgatagctagacagttgaaattttcacagatgatgtatttctgttgccgctataacaacaaatattaaaaacagaataatataaattttaacaatggggctcccatacaacaaacgtgattttttttgctgttttttctgtaatggtacggaacccttcgtgcgcgagtccgactcgcacttggccggttttttttattttttttattgtacgcAGCTCCACACGTGCCGTTCGACACGTTTTTCATTGTGAtagacatctgtatatacatatataatttgtaCGTATACGATTGTTGCAGGTCACAGcgcggcgcacgcgcacgcCAGCGCCGGCGCCAGCGCTTCCAACAAACGACACAAGCAAAAGTTAGTATTACTGCAAAGCTAGCCTAAAACTTTGGGTGTACTTATCTTCCTTATCAACATGCTTTTAGAGAACATTTAACGATCCATGGTAGCTTCCCTTTATCCGTTTTGTTATTTCACGACGGTTCTTCGCAATAAGATAATGAAAAAGAGCTGTGAAATTTAAGTATGCTCGATGACCGAGATGACCAATTAACGAACTTAGAATACTGAGATATATATCATAAACCCatatatatccatactaatattataaatccgaaagtgtgtctgtctgttacctcttcacgcttaaactgctgaaccgatttagttgaaatttggtatagagatggttggagccccggggaaggacatagggtagtttttatcacagaaatcatccttaaaagggggtggaagttgttatgggaaatcgataaaaagcagattagataaaaataacccaaattactaactccacgcagacgaagtcgcgggcaaaatctagtaattttataaatgcgaaagtgtctgtctATTTTACCTCTTAACTCTTaaactgatttagatgaaatttggtatgaagatagtttgagtcctgggaaATTACATAGTACAGTTTATATtacctaatcatcatcatcccacgcaggcGAATGGTAATACCTACTTTGTAGTAATATGGAATTAAATGAACAAACCGTACTTGCCACTATTCTTATACCAATAGGCCGGATACCTGTTAATTTACCTCTAATCTAACTAAATTGTTGTACAATAAATACTGACATTAGTTACCGTTCCAGGAAAAGCTACAGTACAATGGCGCCCTTGTCCGCGTCCGCGGCGCACGCGCAGCACACGCTCGCGCCCGCCGCCAGCCGCTCCTCCTCGCCCACACAAGTGTAcgtacactacactacactacactacactactcTTGCCATAGCTTCTTAGCCTACAATTCCTAGGAaagcggtgccgtcatatagcggccgtAATATAGCGGAGGCAAAAAGACGGCCGTCTTCACGGTGACGACATGGGGAAAGTTACACGGCGTCATAACACACCGTTAGCCACCAACGTCAAACGAAACGTATCCAGGAGAGAAAATGGACGGCTTTGATTTAgctttaataatttacttatagGATGAACTATCATCAGAAGGGGAAAATAATCGCAGTGCGGAAGATCATTTATTCAAATCTCGTGGTACAGAAGGTGTATTTGAGATTTTAGTAGAAATGGCTTCACCGCTATCAAATAAAACGTTCACGAAACTATCGACACCGTCAAGACGGCCGTCATGCAAATGGCGGCACCGCTTTTTGACATTACGGTGTCAATCACCGCCCTCTAGGAAACCGCGCCAATTGGTTTAGATAGACAACGTTCTAGTGACGTCATTCACCGCTGTATTACGGCCGCTTTCGGCACCGCTTTCCTATGAGACCAGAGCTTAACGCCAACACTCTTTAGGCCCAGTATATacttgctacttgcgtttaCTAGCAAAATGTGTAAGCAGGGCCCAGCTCTCGGTGGATATGCTCGTACACATACTCGTTCTCGGTGTACATAGTAGGTCCTACACTAAGGCGATACTTTCATTTCATTAGTGAAAACTCGACTGTACAAgccaagatttttttaaatgtactttACGGATTGTTTCAGAATGAACAATGTTGTGAACAACGTAGCGATCGAGGAGCCTATGGAGGAGGAATGGACCTACGACCCCAACGAGCCGCGCTACTGCATCTGCAACCAGGTCTCCTACGGGGACATGGTTGCCTGCGATAATCAAGACGTAACACTTCAACATTTCTGCTTTCTAGCCCCCTTGCAATCTTTTACACCCACTgctttaagggtctccggcaaactcggttctccatacaaacgtaattccgctgtcattttaaaacgattagctagattgctctgaaactttgtacctacaataggataaggtatatctatgtctgtaattagttcatgtagcttcagataccatcgttaaaaaatacagcgaatttaagtttttcatacaaaacttgttcttgctctatttcgtttgttttatgaactggagctatataaactaatttcagacctagatataccatgtgcaaagtttcattacaatccaacacgtagttttaaaatgagagcggaactatgtatgggaaggtgcaattcggccgagcttgccggggactcttagcATATTTACTGAACACGCCAGGTGttcattttgtattggaaatggggtgcttggcactgaaagtgttaactgaCTCCCATCTGTTCAATACTACCATTGTCATTAAGTTTTAAGAGGCCTACCGCTGTTGTTATCTAAAAGACAGAAAAGCAATAATTTAACGTCAAGTCGTCAACACTAGTTGACTTTTTTGGAACTACGCAAAATTTTCcaacatatgtatgtatgtaaagtcTGTAGGACCGAAGAGAAGTCATTTACAGTAAAACTTGTAATAAAATTCTGAAGGGACCGCGCAAAAATGCGTCTTTAACGGAAAAGCGTATTAAACGTTTTCAGTCAGGAACAACAAAGGTGCTACACATGTCTATGAGTGATCGACCCTTCTCGCGATTATACTTataccgcctttttctactgacatatGGATTTGTTCGCcaaactattatataatattaataagacaTGGCACTGTATTACAATAGCctgaaaatttatttgtttcagtGTCCGTATGAATGGTTCCACTACCCATGTGTGGGCATCACGGCTCCGCCCAAGGGCAAGTGGTACTGCCCGCAATGCCAAACCAATATGCGACGCAACAGAGCACACCGCAAGaactaaataaacattatacaCATATTCCGTGCTTTGATCGTATTCGTGTCTGTAATCATGgttacatccaataaaacttcactataattttttttattcatctcATTACTCCTTGCTACTGTGAATAGTGTGAACACCCTTATACTGAAAGCATAAATTTCTTGAGTGTAAGTAAATTAAACGATAAAATTACTAGAGGTCTAGTCTACCAGGGATGTTACGGATGTGGTTTTATCGGAACCGAAAGCGGAACCAGATGTTTTCAATTTAGTTCATCGGAACCAGAATCGGCGCCTGAGAGCACTGTCAGTAGGTACACATGaaggcccctccacactcgtgcgcgaacacgagtgtggagtctagttcgctgaTCAGCGCAATCGACtccactatggatggtatagaaaggatgccaatctcttaaggcagaattgttgtaaaagtgatcgcttttagctttaaataatagttcctaatctctccggtggcgctagttaggctctgggacatcaggcaataaataacccgaccaaattacgtaggttgtttttggtagtatttcggtgtatggtggcgccgcctaattactgttttttgatggacacttttcatacatagagatttggctcctttatacagtctccatggactCCAcgttcgcgccgcgtagtctggggCGGCTTTACAAAAACACAACATATacgaataggtatttttaaatcaatacCTAGCgcgaataaaacaaaacaactaatTAGTGTTGCAAGCGGGAAGATGAGCGAATGACAGATATATTATAAACTTGTTTGTTTTTGATGTACGCCGGACCGGAGCCGAAACGGATATGTAATACCAATcggaacatggagactatataaaggagccaaatttatgtatgaaaagtgaccatcaaaaaacagtaattaggcggcgccaccatacaccgaaatacaaccaaaaacaacctacgtaatttggtcgggttatttgttgccttatatggttcatgttatactcatgtcccagagcctaactagcgccaccggagagattaggaactattatttacagctgaaagctggtcacttttgcaatagttctgccataagagattgtcgtcctttctataccgttcATAAATCGGAAGTTCCGATTTAACGGAACCGGAAACGGAGCTCCGTAACATCCCTATAGTCTACCAACAAGTTATGACTTGTGAGTCGAGTCTCACAtgaccaaagaatataatactcactggGCACATGACTAAGCAAGTATagcagggtggctaaaaaataagtgcattcccgttgccagggcggttttgggattatactgagcatactgagcaagttttactatgggaccaaccacgaaatcgcgaaagtgtacttcgcccgaccttttagtgtgaagggcgcctgcggcgctcTGTATGTAAGGGCGCGCGTAGTGTGGAAGCCCACtccagtactacctattcctagaactgctccaaggtcgcggtgcggtgcgatggtgtgttacagTTTATAGTTGTTCAAACGTGGTTCAAaccaaatttaattgtaaatattgtaaatgagGAGAaacaaaactatactcatccttttcttttgtgtactagtactagtgtaagacaaagatagtatgattctctctgtatatgtttgaaatgagacagtcctttgacagaccaagaaaagtctgcagcgattttgatagcacacgtagtGCACGTGTTATTtagacgtcataatttcatagaagtttgacgttataataacacttgcactgcatatATGTTATCGAAATCGCTGCAGACATTTCTTAGTCTAAAGCCCACTCCAGcctacgcggcttcgcgccgcgataaccgcgattcgcgcacgagtgtggagggcgctcAACTTTATGCCTATAATTTaaaacacaccatcgcaccgcaccaagttcattgtgcgatgcacccataagtaagagcaaaAAAGAGATATcactttctcgctcttacttatgggtgcgtcgcacaatgaccttggtgcagtgcgatggtgtgttaagCCTTATATCTGCATGTTGCGAGTTtcagtatttttaatataagtaaCAAAACCTGTAGTCAAAACTCTTTCCTATTCTCATAAAAATATGGTTGAAATTGTTAATGTATAAATTTATGTTTCATAGCTTTGAAGTCTATTTTGTTTTGAcgttttacttttagtttttggCTTTGGTTTTTGGGTTACGAACGGGCGGCGCGTTCTTTCTAGCAATTTCCTGCGAGATATTTCAACTATTTCAAGAAGCAATTATTGATTACAATAAACTGCAGTAAGGATCTGTCCCGGTAACTTACAACTATTGAGAGAACGTTTAGAGACTAAATTGTCTTTATAAGCTGTAGGCCATCATTCCACAATGTCAGCAAAAATAACCGAGGTAAGCGCATGTTTTCTTATAAACAAACATTTATCTTCATCGTTTCTACTAATAAAAAACGAAACTAAAACTGACAA includes:
- the LOC134746607 gene encoding inhibitor of growth protein 3 — its product is MLYLEDYLEMIEHLPQELRDRFTEMREMDLSVQNNMDTLEKRVRTLFGGCRRGEVDTEQANTEFSDIKRGYNKTLEEADEKVTLANQMSELVDRYLRRLDTELHKFKCELEADNKGITELLEKRSLELDVNTNHTSTSNNNHYKDSRYRFREKRRESWGSRESRAVAAGNSLSRTDTAIQNALGRDSYSLGQATNAIAAAASQAIAATQQMQQGRRTAAMKSTYEAVAGELHAHAAHALHDHHSLHAGHSAAHAHASAGASASNKRHKQKKSYSTMAPLSASAAHAQHTLAPAASRSSSPTQVMNNVVNNVAIEEPMEEEWTYDPNEPRYCICNQVSYGDMVACDNQDCPYEWFHYPCVGITAPPKGKWYCPQCQTNMRRNRAHRKN